In the genome of Raphanus sativus cultivar WK10039 chromosome 4, ASM80110v3, whole genome shotgun sequence, one region contains:
- the LOC108848803 gene encoding RING-H2 finger protein ATL16, with product MDLSTHRSILRDLNFPPPPPPSMPVFHRGSSTGTNFPIIAVAVIGILATTLLLVSYYVFVIKCCLNWHRIDILGRFSLSRRRRNDHGPIMLYSPRINRGLDESVIRAIPILKFKKRRDVDGPNDSVFTEGEENTSHECSVCLNEFQEEEKLRVIPNCSHLFHIDCIDIWLQNNANCPLCRTRVSCYASFPPDPVSAPSTSPDNAVVVRGESEYVVIELGLGNSNSTNSDRDSSRNARLLVVQERSNSGCVLTENQQNSISQSQRKLDRGGFQRKGRKLQKVTSMGDECVDIRRDRDEQFGSVQPIRRSISMDSSADRQLYLAVQEAIFQKNYQNPVVGEGGECSGSSGNFSSNRVKRSFFSFGSSRRSRSSSILPLSFEP from the coding sequence ATGGATCTATCAACTCATCGAAGCATCCTCCGAGATCTGAACTTTCCTCCCCCTCCACCACCATCAATGCCCGTTTTTCACCGTGGGAGCTCGACGGGGACGAACTTTCCGATCATAGCCGTCGCCGTGATTGGAATCTTAGCCACAACTTTGTTACTTGTAAGCTACTACGTTTTCGTGATTAAATGCTGTCTGAACTGGCATCGAATCGACATTCTTGGTAGATTCTCCTTATCCCGACGTCGACGCAACGACCATGGTCCTATCATGCTTTACTCTCCAAGGATAAACCGCGGTCTCGACGAATCCGTCATCAGAGCAATCCCTATTCTAAAattcaagaagaggagagaTGTAGACGGTCCAAACGACAGCGTTTTTACAGAAGGAGAAGAGAATACTTCTCACGAGTGCTCTGTTTGTttgaatgagtttcaagaagagGAGAAGCTGAGGGTTATCCCGAACTGTAGTCATTTGTTTCATATCGACTGCATCGATATTTGGCTTCAGAACAATGCCAATTGCCCTTTGTGTAGAACTAGGGTTTCTTGCTACGCAAGTTTTCCTCCCGATCCCGTTTCTGCTCCAAGTACTTCCCCAGATAACGCAGTCGTGGTTAGAGGCGAGAGTGAGTATGTTGTCATTGAGCTAGGTCTAGGGAACAGTAATAGTACCAATAGTGACCGAGATAGTTCAAGAAACGCAAGGTTACTTGTGGTACAAGAAAGGTCGAATTCAGGTTGCGTACTGACTGAAAACCAACAAAATTCAATCAGTCAGTCTCAGAGGAAGCTTGATCGAGGAGGGTTTCAGAGAAAAGGAAGAAAGCTTCAGAAAGTCACCAGTATGGGAGACGAATGTGTCGACATCAGAAGAGACAGAGATGAGCAGTTTGGTAGTGTTCAACCCATCAGAAGATCGATCTCGATGGATTCGTCTGCAGATAGACAGCTATATTTGGCAGTTCAAGAGGCGATTTTCCAAAAAAACTATCAAAATCCAGTGGTCGGAGAAGGAGGAGAATGTAGCGGTAGTAGCGGTAATTTTAGTAGTAACAGAGTGAAGagatctttcttctcttttggaAGCAGTAGACGTTCTAGAAGTTCTTCCATATTGCCTCTTTCTTTTGAACCCTAA
- the LOC108850536 gene encoding WAT1-related protein At5g40230-like, which yields MEIKSTMRETVAWRYINRDVVPFAAMIAVECVTVGSTTLYKAAASRGLSFYVFVFYSYVVSTLVLLPLSLIFGRSTRLPSAKSPVFFKIFLLAVLGFMSMIAGCKGVEYSSPTLASAISTLTPAFTFTLAIVFRMERVRLTSSASQAKIIGTVVSMSGALVVVLYKGPKLLAPSHYHNLTLSQSSWILGGILLAAQYLLISVWLIIQTRIMEVYSQEITVVFLYSLCGTLISAPVCMFAEKDLTSFLLKPDVSLVSIMYTGALVSSLGTVIHTWGLHLKGPVYISLFKPLSIVIAVGMSAIFLGDSLHLGSVIGSVVLSLGFYTVVWGKAREDASKPVTGSEINSPLLLAHTVEYEEA from the exons ATGGAAATCAAATCTACCATGAGAGAGACAGTGGCTTGGAGGTACATTAACAGAGATGTTGTGCCATTTGCTGCCATGATAGCAGTGGAGTGCGTCACCGTTGGATCGACCACACTGTACAAAGCTGCGGCTTCGAGAGGATTGAGTTTCTATGTCTTCGTGTTCTACTCTTACGTTGTTTCGACGCTTGTCCTTCTTCCTCTTTCCCTCATCTTCGGAAG GTCAACAAGGTTACCTTCAGCCAAATCTCCCGTCTTCTTTAAGATTTTCTTGCTTGCGGTTCTCGGTTTCATGTCGATGATAGCTGGCTGTAAAGGAGTAGAGTATAGTTCTCCTACTCTTGCCTCTGCTATCAGCACCCTCACGCCAGCCTTTACATTCACCCTCGCCATTGTTTTCAG GATGGAACGAGTAAGGTTAACGAGCTCTGCGAGTCAGGCTAAAATCATTGGCACGGTGGTCTCTATGTCTGGTGCACTGGTTGTTGTTCTTTATAAAGGACCTAAACTTCTAGCTCCCTCGCATTACCACAATTTGACTTTATCTCAGTCAAGCTGGATACTTGGAGGCATATTACTCGCTGCACAGTATTTGCTTATTTCAGTTTGGTTGATTATTCAG ACTAGGATCATGGAGGTGTACTCTCAAGAGATAACAGTAGTCTTCCTGTACAGCTTATGCGGAACATTAATCTCAGCACCTGTGTGCATGTTTGCTGAAAAGGACTTGACTTCCTTTCTGCTTAAACCTGATGTCTCCCTTGTTTCAATTATGTACACG GGTGCCTTGGTTTCATCATTGGGCACAGTTATACACACGTGGGGTCTGCATTTGAAGGGTCCAGTCTACATATCCTTGTTCAAGCCCTTGTCTATTGTCATTGCGGTTGGAATGTCTGCTATATTCCTTGGTGATTCACTTCACCTTGGAAG TGTCATCGGATCAGTGGTTTTGAGCTTGGGATTCTACACGGTGGTTTGGGGCAAAGCAAGAGAGGATGCATCCAAACCTGTGACTGGTTCTGAAATTAATTCACCTTTGCTTCTTGCACACACCGTAGAATATGAAGAAGCCTAA